Proteins encoded in a region of the Strix uralensis isolate ZFMK-TIS-50842 chromosome Z, bStrUra1, whole genome shotgun sequence genome:
- the TBC1D2 gene encoding TBC1 domain family member 2A isoform X3 gives MEPGMNWVRKARWMNSGFPGLPEELSRERNPMDKMSVLQQQILTLTEEVKSQKELVKLLHKALEAAQQEKRVSSMYLTAAEDKDRLELVRHKVRQIADLTSRLETLEQEKKELEQILTLRDSHIQELKEHVQLLMEKNHAKQEVIMVLTEQMARELSDPLQEGNTITAETLYKQQEEIDHLKDDIDAYKTQNQFLNSEIHQVTRLWTSVAENEKALLMKCACLQARNCQMESKYLTVLRKLQEAVPGLPSSHAELVRNLIQEALQWDVKEEAEEGFNLNPVSEYDEYGFMTVPDYEVEDWKLLAKIQALEIKSNNLRSQELVEKPLRDRWNSVGELSPSAELKNLIRSGIPVEHRQRVWRWIVSRHCSHLPDHYQRLLRQSKSTEQPACRQIELDLPRTLTNNKHFSSPTSQLIPKLRRVLLAFSWHNPAIGYCQGLNRLAAVALLVLEDEESAFWCLVHIVENLMPADYYSDTLITSQVDQRVFKDFLSEKLPRLMAHFEQYRIDVSLITFNWFLVAFVDSLVSDILLRVWDAFLYEGTKVIFRYALAIFKYNEEEILRIHDSVEIYQYLRFFTRMIMDGRKLMNIAFNDLNPFPMKLLRNRRSMHREELEAELCELEQIKAAYVKERAEQGPQDLKEVVSEEEEEI, from the exons ATGGAGCCCGGGATGAACTGGGTTAGGAAAGCCAGGTGGATGAACAGTGGCTTCCCGGGCTTGCCTGAAGAACTGTCCAGGGAGAGGAACCCAATGGATAAAATGAGTGTCCTACAGCAACAGATCCTGACACTCACAGAGGAAGTCAAGTCACAGAAG GAGCTGGTTAAGCTTCTCCACAAAGCTCTGGAAGCAGCCCAGCAGGAGAAGCGAGTATCTAGCATGTATCTCACTGCAGCAGAAGATAAAGACAGACTGGAGCTGGTGCGCCACAAAGTGAGACAAATTGCAGATCTCACCAGTCGACTGGAAACTCTTGAGCAAGAAAAGAAGGAACTGGAGCAGATACTGACTCTGAGAGACAGCCACATCCAGGAACTCAAGGAACATGTGCAGCTTCTGATGGAGAAGAACCACGCCAAACAGGAAGTCATCATGGTCTTGACGGAACAGATGGCCCGAGagctctctgaccccctccaaGAAGGCAACACTATCACTGCAGAGACATTGTATAAGCAGCAGGAGGAGATTGACCACCTTAAG GATGATATTGATGCATACAAAACCCAGAACCAATTTCTCAACTCGGAGATCCACCAGGTTACTCGACTTTGGACAAGCGTTGCTGAGAATGAAAAAGCCCTTCTGATGAAG TGTGCCTGCCTGCAAGCACGAAACTGCCAGATGGAGAGCAAATACCTGACAGTCTTGCGGAAGCTACAGGAGGCTGTGCCTGGCCTGCCCAGCTCCCATGCTGAGTTGGTGAGGAACCTCATCCAGGAAGCGCTCCAGTGGGATgtgaaggaagaagcagaagaaggtTTTAACCTGAACCCTGTAAG TGAGTATGATGAGTATGGGTTCATGACTGTACCTGATTATGAAGTTGAGGACTGGAAACTTCTGGCCAAAATCCAAGCCCTGGAGATAAAGTCTAACAACCTGCGGAGCCAGGAATTAGTGGAGAAGCCCCTCCGTGACAGGTGGAACAGCGTTGGAGAGCTGAGCccctctgcagagctgaagaACCTGATCCGAAGTGGCATTCCAGTGGAGCATAGGCAACGGGTCTGGAGGTGGATTGTCAGCCGGCACTGTAGCCATCTGCCTGACCACTACCAGCGGCTGTTACGGCAGAGCAAGAGCACTGAGCAGCCTGCCTGCCGGCAGATTGAGCTTGACCTGCCCCGCACACTGACCAACAACAAACATTTTtcctctcccacctcccagcTCATCCCCAAGCTCCGGAGGGTGTTGCTGGCATTCTCCTGGCACAATCCTGCCATTGGATACTGTCAGGGACTGAACAG ATTGGCAGCTGTTGCCCTCCTGGTCCTGGAAGATGAGGAAAGTGCTTTCTGGTGCCTAGTCCATATTGTGGAGAACCTAATGCCAGCAGACTACTACAGCGACACACTGATAACGTCACAG GTAGATCAGAGAGTCTTCAAAGACTTCCTGTCAGAGAAGCTGCCTCGCCTCATGGCTCATTTTGAGCAGTATCGGATTGATGTCTCGCTCATCACCTTCAATTGGTTTCTGGTGGCCTTTGTGGACAGCCTGGTCAGCGACATCCTCCTGCGAGTGTGGGATGCCTTCTTGTATGAGGGAACTAAG GTGATTTTCCGTTATGCTCTTGCGATTTTTAAATACAACGAGGAGGAAATCCTAAGAATTCATGACAGTGTGGAGATCTACCAGTACTTACGCTTTTTCACGAGAATGATCATGGATGGCAG GAAGCTGATGAACATTGCCTTCAATGACTTAAACCCGTTCCCCATGAAACTGCTGAGGAACCGACGGTCAATGcacagggaagagctggaggcagagctgTGCGAGCTGGAACAGATCAAGGCAGCCTATGTaaaagagagagcagagcaggggcCTCAGGACCTGAAGGAGGTTGTtagtgaagaggaagaagagatttAA
- the TBC1D2 gene encoding TBC1 domain family member 2A isoform X2: protein MRSKRQKWRQDVQDGTTEDRRMEPGMNWVRKARWMNSGFPGLPEELSRERNPMDKMSVLQQQILTLTEEVKSQKELVKLLHKALEAAQQEKRVSSMYLTAAEDKDRLELVRHKVRQIADLTSRLETLEQEKKELEQILTLRDSHIQELKEHVQLLMEKNHAKQEVIMVLTEQMARELSDPLQEGNTITAETLYKQQEEIDHLKDDIDAYKTQNQFLNSEIHQVTRLWTSVAENEKALLMKCACLQARNCQMESKYLTVLRKLQEAVPGLPSSHAELVRNLIQEALQWDVKEEAEEGFNLNPVSEYDEYGFMTVPDYEVEDWKLLAKIQALEIKSNNLRSQELVEKPLRDRWNSVGELSPSAELKNLIRSGIPVEHRQRVWRWIVSRHCSHLPDHYQRLLRQSKSTEQPACRQIELDLPRTLTNNKHFSSPTSQLIPKLRRVLLAFSWHNPAIGYCQGLNRLAAVALLVLEDEESAFWCLVHIVENLMPADYYSDTLITSQVDQRVFKDFLSEKLPRLMAHFEQYRIDVSLITFNWFLVAFVDSLVSDILLRVWDAFLYEGTKVIFRYALAIFKYNEEEILRIHDSVEIYQYLRFFTRMIMDGRKLMNIAFNDLNPFPMKLLRNRRSMHREELEAELCELEQIKAAYVKERAEQGPQDLKEVVSEEEEEI, encoded by the exons ATGAGGAGCAAGAGGCAGAAGTGGAGGCAGGATGTGCAG GATGGGACCACAGAGGACAGGAGGATGGAGCCCGGGATGAACTGGGTTAGGAAAGCCAGGTGGATGAACAGTGGCTTCCCGGGCTTGCCTGAAGAACTGTCCAGGGAGAGGAACCCAATGGATAAAATGAGTGTCCTACAGCAACAGATCCTGACACTCACAGAGGAAGTCAAGTCACAGAAG GAGCTGGTTAAGCTTCTCCACAAAGCTCTGGAAGCAGCCCAGCAGGAGAAGCGAGTATCTAGCATGTATCTCACTGCAGCAGAAGATAAAGACAGACTGGAGCTGGTGCGCCACAAAGTGAGACAAATTGCAGATCTCACCAGTCGACTGGAAACTCTTGAGCAAGAAAAGAAGGAACTGGAGCAGATACTGACTCTGAGAGACAGCCACATCCAGGAACTCAAGGAACATGTGCAGCTTCTGATGGAGAAGAACCACGCCAAACAGGAAGTCATCATGGTCTTGACGGAACAGATGGCCCGAGagctctctgaccccctccaaGAAGGCAACACTATCACTGCAGAGACATTGTATAAGCAGCAGGAGGAGATTGACCACCTTAAG GATGATATTGATGCATACAAAACCCAGAACCAATTTCTCAACTCGGAGATCCACCAGGTTACTCGACTTTGGACAAGCGTTGCTGAGAATGAAAAAGCCCTTCTGATGAAG TGTGCCTGCCTGCAAGCACGAAACTGCCAGATGGAGAGCAAATACCTGACAGTCTTGCGGAAGCTACAGGAGGCTGTGCCTGGCCTGCCCAGCTCCCATGCTGAGTTGGTGAGGAACCTCATCCAGGAAGCGCTCCAGTGGGATgtgaaggaagaagcagaagaaggtTTTAACCTGAACCCTGTAAG TGAGTATGATGAGTATGGGTTCATGACTGTACCTGATTATGAAGTTGAGGACTGGAAACTTCTGGCCAAAATCCAAGCCCTGGAGATAAAGTCTAACAACCTGCGGAGCCAGGAATTAGTGGAGAAGCCCCTCCGTGACAGGTGGAACAGCGTTGGAGAGCTGAGCccctctgcagagctgaagaACCTGATCCGAAGTGGCATTCCAGTGGAGCATAGGCAACGGGTCTGGAGGTGGATTGTCAGCCGGCACTGTAGCCATCTGCCTGACCACTACCAGCGGCTGTTACGGCAGAGCAAGAGCACTGAGCAGCCTGCCTGCCGGCAGATTGAGCTTGACCTGCCCCGCACACTGACCAACAACAAACATTTTtcctctcccacctcccagcTCATCCCCAAGCTCCGGAGGGTGTTGCTGGCATTCTCCTGGCACAATCCTGCCATTGGATACTGTCAGGGACTGAACAG ATTGGCAGCTGTTGCCCTCCTGGTCCTGGAAGATGAGGAAAGTGCTTTCTGGTGCCTAGTCCATATTGTGGAGAACCTAATGCCAGCAGACTACTACAGCGACACACTGATAACGTCACAG GTAGATCAGAGAGTCTTCAAAGACTTCCTGTCAGAGAAGCTGCCTCGCCTCATGGCTCATTTTGAGCAGTATCGGATTGATGTCTCGCTCATCACCTTCAATTGGTTTCTGGTGGCCTTTGTGGACAGCCTGGTCAGCGACATCCTCCTGCGAGTGTGGGATGCCTTCTTGTATGAGGGAACTAAG GTGATTTTCCGTTATGCTCTTGCGATTTTTAAATACAACGAGGAGGAAATCCTAAGAATTCATGACAGTGTGGAGATCTACCAGTACTTACGCTTTTTCACGAGAATGATCATGGATGGCAG GAAGCTGATGAACATTGCCTTCAATGACTTAAACCCGTTCCCCATGAAACTGCTGAGGAACCGACGGTCAATGcacagggaagagctggaggcagagctgTGCGAGCTGGAACAGATCAAGGCAGCCTATGTaaaagagagagcagagcaggggcCTCAGGACCTGAAGGAGGTTGTtagtgaagaggaagaagagatttAA